A genomic segment from Methanolobus zinderi encodes:
- a CDS encoding ABC transporter permease, which translates to MAIEHIRELYQYRHLIWNLSVGEFKLRYKNSILGYFWSLLEPLLMLTVLYLVFSNLMRVQVEYYQLFLLLGIILWNFFSRSTSIGMFSIVGKPGMVKKIYFPRDIFVISSCVTALLMSLFESVVFVIFMMIFRVPISSNLVYVPFILVMLFVFSLGASMGLSALNVYFRDMQFIWDVFMQAAFFGTPILYTLDMFPENLKTIALLNPMARIIISARDTIIYSTPASTENMIYIAASAFFFLVLGYVVFMKLEPGFAEEI; encoded by the coding sequence ATGGCAATCGAACATATTAGAGAATTGTATCAATACAGGCACCTTATATGGAACCTGTCTGTGGGAGAATTCAAACTGCGTTACAAGAACTCCATTCTGGGGTATTTCTGGTCCCTGCTTGAACCACTCCTGATGCTTACTGTATTGTACCTTGTATTCTCCAACCTGATGAGGGTACAGGTAGAATATTACCAGTTATTCCTGTTGCTTGGTATCATACTCTGGAACTTTTTCAGCAGATCCACCAGTATCGGTATGTTCTCGATAGTCGGAAAACCCGGTATGGTGAAGAAGATCTATTTTCCAAGGGACATCTTTGTGATATCATCATGCGTTACCGCCCTTCTCATGAGCCTGTTCGAATCGGTTGTGTTCGTGATCTTCATGATGATATTCCGGGTGCCAATATCCTCAAACCTGGTCTACGTTCCGTTTATACTGGTAATGCTCTTTGTATTCTCACTTGGTGCATCCATGGGATTGTCCGCCCTTAATGTCTATTTCAGGGACATGCAGTTCATATGGGATGTGTTCATGCAGGCCGCATTCTTCGGTACTCCCATTCTCTATACTCTCGACATGTTTCCCGAGAATCTCAAAACCATAGCCCTGCTCAATCCCATGGCAAGAATAATCATATCTGCACGTGATACCATCATCTATTCAACACCCGCAAGTACCGAGAATATGATATATATTGCTGCGTCTGCATTCTTTTTCCTTGTACTCGGTTATGTAGTGTTCATGAAACTGGAGCCCGGTTTTGCGGAGGAGATCTGA
- a CDS encoding DUF6122 family protein, with product MSISILKNLGIRDTRFFVYANLIDLDHLLTFPVNDPSRNSFGTHIIHRNWLALSIVSLAIVFTRYRWLGLGILFHFFLDLIHHRFKTFSENNRTRFYLPHLFS from the coding sequence ATGTCCATCAGTATTCTTAAAAACCTTGGAATCAGGGATACACGTTTCTTTGTCTATGCAAACCTGATAGATCTCGATCACCTGCTGACCTTTCCTGTAAACGATCCGTCCAGAAACTCCTTCGGGACACATATAATCCATCGGAATTGGTTAGCTCTTTCCATTGTCTCCCTGGCCATTGTATTTACCCGCTACAGATGGCTGGGTCTGGGGATACTGTTCCATTTTTTCCTCGACCTGATACATCACAGGTTCAAAACATTTTCGGAAAACAACAGAACAAGGTTCTACCTGCCACATCTTTTTTCATAA
- a CDS encoding glycosyltransferase family 4 protein codes for MEINQVAPALIYGDAVSNNVIALRDTFRSMGYKSQIYSKWIDPEVSDHAKPLNKYKGDESNILFYHFPLAGGEITDFVKDLPDRKILMYHNITPPEFYFKYDKLSALQCSDGLKEVKGLTDDFELALGVSEFNRQDLVNFGFRNTGVLPIFSDFGKFNSAGKKLKVDSAEDNGVVNFLFVGRVAPNKCYEDIIKSFYCYNRYINTNSRLYLVGSTHIKAYVSHLENLIKGLEIEDSIIFTGKVKDEELAEHYRNADVFLCMSEHEGFCVPLLEAMHFHVPIVAYRATGVPYTLGDSGLLVAEKNYVKIAELINVLLQDQKFKQRIITKQDRRLEDFDRAHVREKINRIIETIANSQENSDLSKPVSSEV; via the coding sequence ATGGAAATTAATCAGGTTGCTCCGGCTTTGATATACGGGGACGCTGTAAGTAACAATGTCATTGCCCTCAGGGATACATTCAGAAGCATGGGATATAAATCCCAGATATACTCCAAATGGATCGATCCGGAGGTATCGGATCACGCCAAACCCCTGAACAAGTACAAAGGCGATGAGTCCAATATCCTGTTCTATCATTTTCCCCTTGCAGGTGGTGAGATTACCGACTTTGTGAAAGACCTGCCTGACAGAAAGATCCTGATGTATCATAACATCACTCCGCCTGAGTTCTATTTTAAGTACGATAAGCTTAGTGCACTTCAGTGTTCGGATGGTCTGAAAGAGGTTAAGGGTCTGACAGATGATTTTGAACTGGCGCTGGGCGTTTCGGAATTTAACCGGCAGGATCTTGTGAATTTTGGTTTCAGGAATACCGGGGTTCTTCCGATATTCTCTGATTTCGGGAAGTTCAATTCTGCGGGAAAAAAGTTGAAAGTGGATTCAGCAGAGGATAACGGTGTTGTGAACTTTCTGTTCGTAGGGCGAGTTGCACCCAATAAATGTTATGAGGATATCATAAAATCATTCTACTGCTATAACAGATACATAAACACAAATTCAAGACTCTATCTCGTCGGAAGTACACACATAAAGGCTTATGTCTCTCATCTTGAGAACCTTATTAAAGGACTCGAAATAGAAGATTCGATAATTTTTACAGGAAAGGTAAAGGATGAAGAACTGGCGGAACATTACCGGAATGCCGATGTCTTCCTGTGCATGAGCGAACATGAGGGATTCTGTGTACCTTTACTTGAAGCCATGCATTTCCATGTTCCAATAGTAGCCTACAGGGCAACAGGTGTTCCCTATACACTGGGCGATTCAGGTCTGCTTGTGGCTGAAAAGAATTACGTAAAAATAGCAGAGCTGATCAATGTCCTGCTACAGGATCAGAAGTTTAAACAAAGAATAATAACAAAGCAGGACCGACGCCTGGAGGACTTTGACAGGGCCCATGTAAGGGAGAAGATAAACCGGATTATTGAAACGATTGCAAACTCTCAGGAAAACTCAGATCTATCAAAGCCGGTATCTTCGGAGGTCTGA
- a CDS encoding glycosyltransferase, translating to MKDSPEISVVVCTYNRAEYLDVCLLSLQRQSFADYEIIVVNGPSTDGTARVLKKYPGIKVILQKELDGLSFARNLGIRAAKGEIVAFIDDDAVADAKWLERLAVGYTDSDIGGVGGLVYGPKRTHYHFDNGIIGKCGIPEPIREPEAVAKKGEFTILMGTNCSFRRSALLEVGGFDPYFRYYHDESELCVRITKAGYRIVYQRAAIVVHYMVEGHNRRSPYDQNWSEIVKNVIYYTMKNFGNEPLSYSARPAYSCYWWLSHFKDDYFARQMSFGELMGIYKKILGGTLKGYRDGLNFNFASAKEEQGRDYISEIPAEMFEIREALENASVYHVRQDSKPTDPVSDKLNIAYISQEYSRDCGGGNCFHTRNLARGFTEMGHEVHVIALSDNGRNHSYMDGNVNVHKIKPYPVKYLNLDLTDDMPVSKKNIAFSYAAALKLMELKNRFGVQIAEAPLWDAQGFVPALISPVPLVIRLVTPLCKFMEIQEMDSTKDLRLANWLEGETLRRADRLIAISNNIGALISEHHGVGNGKIDYGPLGIEAPDRGLLKNESNGDELNILYVGRLEKRKGIHTLFKAIPEVVEKIPDARFTIVGRDTDMAPDGGSFRKYLLKNTDKKYHKFISFTDFVSSEKLQEHYRNCDIFIAPSIYESFGQIYIEAMAWGKPVIGCNAGGIPEVIEDGQTGFVITPENASELAERIISLEDHELRSRMGMQGRKSVEDVFSIENMADKTCKVYRELV from the coding sequence ATGAAGGACAGCCCTGAAATATCGGTTGTGGTCTGCACCTATAACAGGGCAGAATATCTTGATGTATGCCTGCTTTCACTGCAAAGGCAATCCTTTGCGGATTACGAGATAATCGTTGTGAACGGTCCTTCCACCGACGGAACGGCCAGGGTCCTGAAAAAATATCCCGGCATAAAGGTAATCCTGCAGAAGGAACTAGATGGCCTCTCCTTTGCACGGAATCTGGGAATCCGTGCTGCAAAAGGTGAGATAGTTGCCTTCATTGACGACGATGCCGTAGCCGATGCAAAATGGCTGGAGAGGCTGGCTGTCGGTTATACAGATTCTGATATAGGTGGTGTGGGTGGTCTTGTTTACGGCCCTAAAAGAACTCACTATCATTTTGACAACGGTATCATAGGTAAATGCGGAATACCCGAGCCCATCAGGGAGCCTGAAGCTGTTGCAAAAAAAGGTGAGTTTACCATACTCATGGGAACCAATTGTTCGTTCCGCAGGTCCGCGTTACTGGAGGTTGGAGGTTTTGATCCCTATTTTCGCTACTATCACGACGAAAGTGAGCTCTGTGTGAGAATAACAAAAGCAGGTTACAGAATAGTCTATCAGAGGGCTGCCATTGTCGTGCACTATATGGTGGAAGGGCATAACCGCAGGTCTCCCTATGATCAGAACTGGTCCGAGATAGTGAAGAATGTGATCTATTATACGATGAAGAATTTTGGCAACGAGCCACTTTCCTATTCAGCACGTCCTGCATATTCATGTTACTGGTGGCTCAGTCATTTTAAAGATGATTACTTTGCCAGACAGATGTCCTTCGGGGAGCTCATGGGTATTTACAAAAAAATACTTGGAGGCACTCTGAAGGGTTACAGGGACGGCCTGAACTTCAATTTTGCTTCTGCAAAGGAGGAGCAAGGTCGTGATTATATAAGTGAGATTCCGGCGGAAATGTTCGAGATAAGAGAAGCACTTGAGAATGCATCCGTATATCATGTCAGGCAGGATAGTAAACCAACTGATCCTGTTTCCGATAAACTTAATATCGCATATATCAGCCAGGAATATTCCAGGGACTGTGGTGGTGGGAATTGTTTCCATACCCGCAATCTTGCCCGTGGATTTACGGAAATGGGTCATGAAGTGCATGTTATCGCACTCTCAGATAATGGCCGTAATCACAGTTATATGGACGGCAATGTCAATGTGCATAAAATAAAGCCATATCCTGTAAAATATCTTAACTTGGACCTTACGGATGATATGCCAGTTTCGAAAAAGAATATCGCTTTCAGCTATGCTGCAGCACTGAAACTCATGGAACTTAAAAACAGGTTTGGTGTACAGATTGCAGAAGCACCTTTATGGGATGCACAGGGTTTCGTACCTGCCTTGATATCCCCGGTGCCTCTTGTAATCAGATTGGTGACTCCATTATGTAAATTCATGGAAATACAGGAAATGGACAGTACAAAGGACCTGCGTCTTGCAAACTGGCTTGAAGGCGAAACCCTCCGACGGGCTGACAGACTTATTGCCATCAGTAACAATATCGGCGCACTCATAAGCGAGCACCACGGAGTTGGAAATGGTAAAATAGACTACGGGCCCCTTGGCATAGAAGCTCCTGACAGAGGATTGCTCAAAAACGAATCTAACGGTGATGAACTAAATATACTCTACGTCGGCAGGCTGGAAAAAAGAAAGGGAATCCACACCCTGTTCAAAGCCATTCCGGAGGTAGTGGAAAAAATACCCGATGCCAGATTCACAATCGTAGGAAGGGACACAGACATGGCTCCGGATGGTGGCTCTTTCAGGAAGTATCTGTTGAAGAACACTGATAAAAAGTATCATAAATTCATTTCTTTCACTGACTTTGTAAGCTCGGAAAAACTGCAGGAGCATTACAGGAACTGCGATATTTTCATTGCACCCTCGATCTATGAGTCATTTGGCCAGATATATATTGAGGCAATGGCATGGGGAAAACCTGTCATCGGTTGTAACGCAGGAGGCATCCCCGAAGTGATCGAGGACGGGCAGACAGGTTTTGTCATTACCCCGGAAAATGCCAGCGAGCTTGCCGAGCGTATAATTTCACTCGAGGACCATGAACTCAGAAGCAGAATGGGTATGCAGGGAAGAAAATCAGTGGAAGATGTCTTCTCCATAGAGAATATGGCCGATAAAACCTGCAAGGTTTACAGGGAATTGGTGTGA
- a CDS encoding glycosyltransferase has product MRIAIFHDYFGAIGGGEKLVLMLAERLNADVISTDMDPASVEKMGFDPSNMISLGGTHMTPPLKQIHASYLFATCDFSEDYDYFIFSGNWAYFAAGKHKPNLYYCHTPTRAFYDLYDTFLERQSAFTTIPFMLWAKSHKRFSEHYLSHVDRIVTNSENTRSRITRYFGREAEVIHPPTDLSRFKSGQSGDFWLSVNRLYPEKRVEMQIDAFRKMPEEKLLIVGGYSKGDHAESYARRIIHDLPPNVTLLGEVSEEKLLELYSECRGLICTALDEDFGMTPVEAMACGKPVVAVNEGGFRETVVDGETGILVDAGPEGVIAGVKFVSNNPVAFRDACIARAKTFDIDLFEKKVRNVINDGNRTY; this is encoded by the coding sequence ATGAGAATCGCGATTTTTCACGATTATTTCGGTGCTATAGGGGGCGGGGAAAAGCTGGTGCTGATGCTTGCCGAGAGGCTGAATGCGGATGTGATATCAACTGACATGGATCCGGCATCCGTGGAAAAGATGGGATTCGACCCATCAAACATGATCAGCCTTGGCGGTACACATATGACGCCTCCTCTTAAACAGATCCATGCATCCTATTTGTTTGCCACCTGTGACTTTTCAGAGGATTACGATTATTTTATCTTCTCAGGCAACTGGGCCTATTTTGCTGCCGGAAAGCATAAACCCAACCTCTATTACTGCCACACACCCACACGGGCTTTCTACGACCTATACGATACCTTCCTTGAAAGACAGTCGGCTTTTACTACAATACCCTTCATGCTCTGGGCTAAATCCCACAAAAGGTTTTCAGAACACTATCTTTCCCATGTGGACAGGATAGTCACAAACTCCGAGAACACACGCTCAAGGATCACCAGATATTTTGGCAGGGAGGCAGAAGTGATCCATCCTCCGACAGATCTGTCACGATTCAAAAGCGGACAATCCGGTGATTTCTGGCTTTCTGTAAATCGTCTTTACCCGGAAAAAAGGGTGGAGATGCAGATAGACGCCTTCAGGAAGATGCCGGAGGAAAAACTGCTGATCGTCGGAGGTTACTCAAAGGGGGACCATGCAGAATCCTACGCAAGAAGAATAATCCATGACCTCCCTCCGAATGTGACTTTACTGGGAGAGGTTTCAGAGGAGAAATTGCTTGAACTGTATTCCGAATGCAGGGGTCTTATCTGTACGGCACTTGACGAGGATTTTGGAATGACACCTGTGGAAGCCATGGCATGCGGAAAACCTGTGGTTGCGGTAAACGAGGGAGGTTTCAGGGAAACCGTTGTGGACGGGGAGACCGGCATACTGGTAGATGCTGGTCCTGAAGGTGTTATTGCGGGTGTAAAATTTGTCTCCAACAATCCCGTGGCTTTCAGGGATGCCTGTATTGCACGGGCGAAAACGTTTGATATAGATCTTTTTGAAAAGAAGGTCAGAAACGTGATAAATGATGGCAATCGAACATATTAG
- a CDS encoding ABC transporter ATP-binding protein — protein sequence MTVIEVSNLHKVFRIPHEKRNTVFETLTGFMKPSGYETFHALNNINFTVDKGEALGIIGENGSGKSTLLKTIAHILRPTDGHVKVNGRITPFLELGVGFQQDFTAAENIRTYATIMGISKREIESKLDDIISFAGLEKFRDTKLKNFSSGMQVRLAFSTAIQTNPEILLMDEVLAVGDMDFQQKCIDVLNQYRNEGVTIVFVSHDLGSVRRFCDRTLLLHKGEQMTLGNTQEVIDSYMYSRNEEDSASGNSDSLQNSGSDKRWGNRKVEITDVEMYDKFGNKSSRFNSFDPMDIRIHFNALEKVNDPVFGIQLYSEKGEHLFGTNTEIKEIIIDHVEGEGRIDLRIEKIPMLTGRFQLTVAVHSHEGKIYDWHDKLYRFDVYPTCRDSGLFHIPCTWGL from the coding sequence ATGACGGTAATAGAAGTCAGTAATCTCCATAAGGTATTCCGCATCCCGCATGAGAAAAGGAATACAGTGTTCGAGACACTGACCGGTTTTATGAAACCTTCCGGCTATGAGACCTTTCACGCACTGAACAATATAAACTTCACTGTGGACAAAGGTGAGGCTCTTGGCATAATAGGAGAGAACGGAAGCGGAAAGAGTACTCTGTTGAAAACGATCGCTCATATTCTCCGCCCGACAGACGGGCATGTTAAGGTAAACGGAAGAATTACTCCTTTCCTGGAACTTGGTGTGGGTTTCCAGCAGGATTTCACAGCCGCGGAGAACATACGGACATATGCAACTATCATGGGCATATCAAAAAGGGAGATCGAATCAAAGCTGGATGATATAATCAGTTTCGCAGGTCTTGAAAAGTTCCGGGACACAAAACTGAAGAACTTTTCATCGGGTATGCAGGTAAGACTTGCCTTCTCCACCGCAATCCAGACCAACCCCGAGATACTTCTCATGGATGAGGTTTTGGCTGTTGGTGATATGGATTTCCAGCAGAAGTGCATCGATGTGCTGAACCAGTATCGGAATGAAGGTGTGACTATCGTTTTCGTGTCACACGACCTGGGATCTGTCAGGCGTTTCTGTGACCGGACCCTGCTTCTGCACAAAGGAGAGCAGATGACTCTCGGGAACACCCAGGAAGTCATTGACAGCTACATGTATAGCAGGAACGAAGAAGATTCGGCTTCCGGTAATTCTGACAGCCTGCAGAACTCCGGGAGTGATAAGAGGTGGGGTAACCGGAAAGTAGAGATCACAGATGTGGAAATGTACGATAAATTCGGTAACAAAAGTAGCCGTTTTAATTCATTTGATCCCATGGATATACGAATACACTTCAATGCCCTTGAAAAGGTCAATGATCCTGTTTTCGGCATACAGCTCTATTCAGAGAAAGGAGAGCATCTTTTTGGTACCAATACCGAGATTAAGGAAATAATAATAGACCATGTGGAAGGAGAGGGCCGTATAGACCTCAGGATTGAAAAGATCCCAATGCTCACAGGCAGGTTCCAGCTGACCGTAGCTGTTCACTCACATGAAGGTAAGATATACGACTGGCATGACAAACTATACCGTTTCGATGTCTATCCCACATGCAGGGATTCGGGACTTTTCCATATTCCCTGCACCTGGGGATTGTGA
- a CDS encoding oligosaccharyl transferase, archaeosortase A system-associated — protein MITMVDRNKLFSKTILLPLLVLFSFLLRSVSLSGIVTEGRFMFVGTDAFYHMRRVLYITENFPSSFTFDSYLNYPSGFELGWPPLYDQAIALLALVLGLGNPDTGTIEFAGAIFPALLGALTLIPLYYAASAVFDKRTALISAAILSLIPINLSVTMAGATDHHVAEIFLSTTAYAFFLQALKYGGKANLSISDIRTKGKELLNRSDPSGKAMLLSAGSGFVLAIAVFTWLGSPIFIGLIGLFVFAQLTASLKQERFSEHALIISVTALLTALVIVIPFIATVVRPGMEFSGMFLSWFHAAYIAAIIIGILVLGILAGYVVSKKLNWYYYPLIVAVLTGVGIVILRFLSPQFYDNTMGGVLYLLGDATAVLGTISEAMPLFYDNGFTLEPLWKTLFIFSITGIIGLVLSILKLHRDRYMPEMVFFMIWSLVVIVLTISQRRFAYLLAVNVAMLSGFFINMAYVSLAGSRTGYRTTKPASGKKKSKSGKSASRAANTSASVKEPTGAMLEGTTTPVLLAILVLILSFVLFTPVYSLVSHPGVPDYDWQESLIWLGANSPETSHYLDPSSEPEYGVMSWWDYGNWILYISKRPVVANNFQTGLEASSRFFATADESESNSILDGNNVKYVVTDNKMYATKSSAIFSIAGEEYMMGQNFDSFYNSLDMRKTTIAKLHILDGSHLGRLRLVHESPNSQMSLVFNEDEEEGTPIKNVKVFEYVAGAKIYGSAEPGDPVYARVRVTSNQNRQFIYENMAIADESGYYEMRVPYSTNGDIPEISTDPNFVVFLENATVVRETAVSEEDVMQGNEIQVDLV, from the coding sequence ATGATAACCATGGTGGATCGAAATAAGCTATTCAGCAAAACGATCTTACTGCCTTTGTTAGTGCTATTCTCATTTCTTCTCAGATCGGTTTCCCTGTCCGGGATAGTCACGGAAGGAAGATTCATGTTCGTGGGAACTGATGCCTTTTACCATATGAGAAGGGTGCTTTATATAACCGAGAACTTCCCGTCGTCTTTTACGTTTGACTCCTATCTTAATTACCCTTCAGGATTCGAGCTTGGATGGCCACCTTTATATGATCAGGCCATTGCTCTGCTTGCCTTGGTACTGGGACTGGGAAATCCCGATACCGGCACCATTGAATTTGCAGGTGCTATTTTCCCGGCACTTCTGGGAGCTTTGACCCTGATTCCACTGTACTATGCAGCCTCTGCGGTTTTTGACAAAAGGACGGCTCTTATCAGCGCTGCAATCCTTTCCCTGATCCCGATAAACCTGTCAGTTACAATGGCAGGCGCTACGGACCATCATGTGGCAGAGATATTCCTTTCCACAACCGCCTATGCATTCTTCTTACAGGCTCTGAAATATGGCGGAAAAGCGAACCTTTCCATATCCGATATCAGAACAAAGGGTAAAGAACTGCTGAACCGGTCAGATCCTTCAGGCAAAGCCATGCTTCTTTCAGCTGGCAGTGGATTTGTGCTTGCAATTGCGGTTTTTACATGGCTTGGTTCTCCGATATTTATCGGACTTATTGGTCTGTTCGTCTTTGCCCAGCTTACAGCATCACTCAAACAGGAGCGGTTTTCGGAACACGCCCTGATAATATCGGTCACAGCTCTGCTGACAGCTCTTGTAATCGTTATTCCCTTTATTGCAACGGTCGTCCGCCCTGGAATGGAATTCAGCGGAATGTTCCTTTCCTGGTTCCATGCTGCATACATTGCAGCGATCATCATTGGCATCCTTGTGCTGGGAATTTTAGCAGGATATGTGGTTTCGAAAAAGCTGAACTGGTATTACTATCCTTTGATAGTTGCCGTGCTAACGGGTGTTGGGATTGTGATACTACGTTTCCTGTCCCCGCAGTTCTATGATAATACCATGGGAGGGGTTCTCTACCTGCTTGGCGATGCTACGGCAGTTCTTGGAACCATATCAGAAGCAATGCCGCTTTTCTATGATAATGGTTTCACACTGGAACCTCTGTGGAAAACATTGTTCATATTCAGCATCACAGGAATAATAGGCCTGGTGCTGAGTATCTTGAAACTGCACCGTGACAGGTACATGCCTGAGATGGTATTTTTCATGATCTGGTCGCTTGTGGTCATTGTGCTGACCATTTCCCAGAGACGGTTTGCATACCTGCTTGCGGTGAATGTTGCCATGCTTTCCGGATTTTTCATTAACATGGCCTATGTGAGCCTTGCCGGAAGCAGGACAGGATACAGGACCACGAAACCGGCATCCGGAAAAAAGAAATCAAAATCAGGGAAATCCGCATCCAGGGCAGCTAATACTTCGGCTTCTGTGAAAGAGCCCACAGGAGCCATGCTGGAAGGAACCACAACTCCAGTACTTTTAGCCATTCTTGTGCTGATACTGTCATTTGTACTGTTCACACCTGTGTACAGTCTCGTCTCACATCCGGGAGTTCCTGACTATGACTGGCAGGAGTCTCTTATATGGCTTGGTGCGAACAGTCCTGAAACATCGCATTATCTTGATCCATCCTCAGAGCCTGAGTACGGTGTTATGAGCTGGTGGGATTACGGTAACTGGATACTCTATATTTCCAAAAGACCTGTTGTTGCCAATAATTTCCAGACGGGACTTGAGGCTTCGTCGCGTTTTTTTGCGACTGCCGATGAGTCGGAATCCAACTCCATCCTTGATGGTAATAATGTAAAGTATGTTGTTACCGATAACAAGATGTATGCCACCAAGTCCAGTGCAATCTTTTCCATCGCAGGAGAAGAATACATGATGGGGCAGAATTTCGATTCCTTCTATAACAGTCTGGATATGCGGAAAACTACTATTGCAAAACTGCACATACTTGACGGTTCACACCTTGGAAGGCTGCGTCTTGTGCATGAATCCCCCAACAGCCAGATGAGCCTTGTCTTTAATGAGGATGAGGAGGAAGGCACACCTATTAAGAATGTGAAGGTATTCGAATATGTGGCCGGAGCGAAGATATATGGCTCGGCAGAGCCTGGAGACCCGGTATACGCCAGGGTAAGGGTGACTTCCAACCAGAACAGGCAGTTCATCTACGAAAATATGGCTATTGCTGATGAGTCCGGATACTACGAGATGCGTGTGCCTTATTCCACAAACGGCGACATTCCGGAGATAAGCACAGACCCTAACTTCGTGGTATTCCTTGAGAATGCGACCGTTGTACGGGAAACTGCCGTCAGTGAAGAGGATGTTATGCAGGGTAATGAGATACAGGTGGATCTGGTGTAG
- a CDS encoding class I SAM-dependent methyltransferase gives MSSFLDIRDDEIDVEELMQRIHENITKRKENGKYDEEEISKLNSLSAVYYSGNGELDPQLDLEYILNNWDVRNDTYSITSHRPITGKLLVKGREMVHGEVKRYVEPVNYLQSEFNEHVADFNTAIYQKCSDLESENETLRSELTTLKTKFDKMSKMLTDILQDHSDKYSKKDLTVISGEAVGESELETGNISLSGDENRADTVKSQAPMNYFLFSEEMGKAWIKGGGPCVNEPNVFEDSKVLFKDSKNVLDIGCGTGTFLKVLKEAGIGGYGIDLNEDYVMLCERLGLDVVRDDAISHLKSLELKSLDGVFISQLVEHLSSEQLLEILGLCYERMQYESHIVISTPNIRSMLVSTNLFYMDPTHRSHVHPDVLTFMLRSCGFREIRERYYQPVAENIKLRRIETGEMSSEKRSGNGCEELVDVFNSNTDRLNNLLFGFRDYCVIAKK, from the coding sequence ATGAGCAGTTTCCTTGATATACGTGATGATGAAATAGATGTCGAAGAGCTCATGCAGAGGATACATGAGAATATAACAAAGAGAAAAGAGAACGGGAAATATGATGAGGAAGAGATCTCAAAACTGAACAGTTTGTCCGCAGTTTACTATTCCGGCAACGGAGAACTTGATCCTCAGCTTGATCTTGAATATATACTCAACAACTGGGATGTCAGGAATGATACCTATTCCATTACTTCACATCGTCCTATAACCGGAAAACTACTCGTTAAAGGCAGGGAAATGGTTCACGGCGAGGTAAAGCGATATGTTGAACCTGTGAACTACCTGCAGTCAGAGTTTAACGAACATGTGGCTGACTTTAACACCGCTATCTATCAGAAATGTTCGGACCTTGAATCAGAGAATGAAACTCTGAGGTCGGAGCTGACCACGTTAAAAACAAAGTTCGACAAAATGTCGAAAATGCTTACAGATATCCTTCAGGACCATTCTGATAAATATTCAAAAAAGGATTTGACTGTTATTAGTGGTGAAGCAGTTGGAGAATCTGAGCTAGAAACAGGGAATATTTCTTTATCAGGCGATGAGAACCGCGCTGATACTGTAAAAAGTCAGGCTCCTATGAACTATTTTCTTTTCAGTGAAGAGATGGGCAAAGCATGGATAAAAGGGGGAGGTCCGTGTGTTAACGAACCCAATGTTTTCGAGGATTCAAAGGTACTTTTCAAAGACAGCAAAAATGTACTCGATATTGGCTGTGGCACAGGTACATTCCTCAAAGTACTGAAGGAAGCCGGGATCGGGGGTTATGGTATAGACCTCAACGAGGACTATGTGATGCTTTGTGAGAGGCTTGGTCTCGATGTTGTACGTGATGATGCGATCTCTCATCTAAAGTCACTTGAACTAAAGTCTCTTGACGGTGTTTTCATAAGCCAGCTTGTTGAACACCTTTCAAGTGAACAGCTACTGGAGATACTGGGGTTGTGCTATGAAAGGATGCAGTACGAATCCCACATTGTTATAAGCACACCCAATATCAGGAGTATGCTGGTGTCAACAAATCTCTTTTACATGGACCCGACACACAGGTCCCATGTTCATCCGGATGTCCTTACATTCATGCTTCGCTCATGTGGTTTCCGGGAGATAAGGGAACGGTACTATCAGCCTGTTGCTGAAAATATCAAACTCAGGAGAATCGAAACCGGTGAGATGTCATCCGAGAAAAGATCTGGCAACGGGTGTGAAGAACTGGTTGATGTATTCAATTCCAATACAGACAGGCTGAACAATCTTCTTTTCGGTTTTCGTGACTACTGTGTGATAGCCAAAAAGTGA